One window of Lacerta agilis isolate rLacAgi1 chromosome 14, rLacAgi1.pri, whole genome shotgun sequence genomic DNA carries:
- the LOC117057551 gene encoding serine protease 27-like, whose amino-acid sequence SLQSTFLSSLFFTVCGQSEISPRIVGGDPAPEGAWPWQVIFMTNSQPICGGSLINEKWVVSAAHCFLKNQNLPASLVFDSCFPSSSGFTQYDVLLGAHQLTNPPPSLKVTTVQWVISHPDYNGKDGSPGDIALVELKASMDLKDYILPICLPDSSAQFSTNTTCWVTGWGQVKDGEALPPPQTLQELEVPLIDRDTCNSLFNSAPAPELPQNPVLDDMICAGYPEGGKDACHGDSGGPLVCRCDAGWTLAGVVSWGEGCAEPNHPGVYTLVPYYANWISENVPNITFVACNHAGWHSAPIMTLFLASLALALP is encoded by the exons TCATTGCAATCtacctttctttcttctctctttttcacaGTCTGCGGACAGTCTGAGATATCTCCACGTATTGTGGGAGGGGATCCAGCCCCCGAGGGCGCATGGCCATGGCAAGTCATCTTTATGACAAACAGCCAGCCTATATGTGGAGGCTCCCTCATCAACGAGAAGTGGGTGGTGTCGGCAGCTCACTGCTTCCTTAA AAACCAAAATCTCCCTGCTTCTCTTGTTTTTGACTCTTGTTTTCCCTCTTCCAGCGGTTTCACACAGTATGATGTGCTGCTGGGGGCCCATCAACTCACAAACCCGCCTCCCAGCCTTAAGGTAACTACTGTGCAATGGGTTATTTCTCACCCTGACTATAACGGCAAGGATGGCTCTCCTGGAGATATCGCTTTAGTGGAGCTGAAGGCCTCAATGGATTTGAAGGACTACATCCTCCCAATCTGTCTGCCGGACTCTTCTGCACAGTTCTCTACGAACACAACCTGCTGGGTCACAGGCTGGGGGCAGGTTAAAGACGGAG AGGCCTTGCCACCCCCACAAACGCTTCAGGAACTGGAGGTGCCCCTCATTGACCGAGACACATGCAACTCTCTCTTCAACAGTGCCCCGGCGCCAGAGCTGCCTCAGAATCCTGTCCTAGATGATATGATCTGCGCTGGTTACCCAGAAGGCGGGAAGGATGCCTGTCAT GGTGACTCTGGAGGACCCTTGGTTTGCAGGTGCGATGCGGGTTGGACCCTGGCTGGGGTTGTGAGTTGGGGAGAGGGCTGTGCTGAACCCAACCACCCTGGTGTCTACACCTTAGTGCCTTACTATGCCAACTGGATCTCCGAAAATGTACCCAACATAACCTTTGTGGCATGCAACCATGCTGGATGGCACAGTGCCCCCATTATGACACTCTTCCTCGCGTCTCTTGCTCTGGCCCTCCCTTGA